CGCGGCGCCCTTTACCGCTGCGATTTCGACGGCGGCGTCGTAACGCTCGCGGCAGGCGAGCTTGAGCGCTGCGGCGCGGGGCCTCTCGTTAAGGCCCTGATAGCGGCGGAGATCGTAGCGGGTTGGAGCGAGCTGCGCATTGCGCGCCTCGCAGTCGGGCGCTGGGATGAAGAATCAAAATCCGTGCTGCCGCTCATTTAACGGAGGATTGGGAATATGACAGGCCGTTCAAAAAAAATAATCGCGAACCTGATCGACCCGGAGGAGATTCGGATAGCGATAATAGACGAAAAGGGAAAGCTATACGAGTTTTACATCGAAAGGATGCTCGAACATCAAAGGACCGGAGAAATTTACAAGGCTCGCGTCGACAGCGTGCTCAAGGGGATGAACTCGGCCTTTCTGAATCTCGGCGACGGTAAAAACGGCTTTCTCTATCTTGACGACGTAAAGAATATCGAAGTCAAACAGGGCATGGAGATGCTCGTGCAGGTCGTGAAGAACGCGCGCAAGGGAAAGGGCGCGCGCGTCTCTCCGAGGATATCCCTCGCCGGGCGCTATATGGTGCTGATACCCTATGGGCATGAAACCGGGGTATCCAAGCGCATCGCCAGCGACGGCGAGCGCACGAGGCTGAGGATCATGGCGAAAGAGCTGCGTCCGCAGGGCTTCGGGATAATAATCAGGACGGTAGCCGAAGGCTGCGATATGCTGGAGCTGAAGAAAGACGTCGACGCGCTCGTCGCGCAGTGGGGGGCGATACGCCGCGGCGCGAAGCAGAACGGCGCGCCCTGTCTCGTGCATCGCGACACCGGCCTGCTCGAGCGCGTGCTTCGCGACGAGCTGACCGACGAGATAGACGAAATAGTGATAGACAGCGAAGAGGAAAAGGCGTCTACAGAGGCGATAGTGAGGAGATTTTTCCCGGACAAGGAGATAGAAGTGAACCTCTTCCGTGGAAAGATGCCGCTTTTCGACGTTTACGGGCTTGAAAGCCAGATCGCCGAGCTACAGAGCAGGAAAGTCTGGCTCCCTTCAGGCGCCTACTTAGTCATCGACCAGACCGAGGCCCTGACCGTCATCGACGTCAACACAGGAAAGTTCGTCGGCTCGAAGAATCTCAACGACACTGTGCTCAAGACGAACATGGAGGCTGCCGTAGAGATAGCGCGTCAGCTTCGCCTGCGCGCTCTCGGCGGGATCGTCGTCGTCGACTTTATAGACATGGAAAAGGAAGAAAACAACCAGGCGCTCGTGAAAGAGCTTCAGGAGCTCTTCAAGAGCGACAGGTGCAAGGCGCGCGTCTACGGCGTCACAGGGCTCGGCCTCGTCGAGATAACGCGCAAGCGCGCGCGCACCGACCTGCGCGCCGCCCTGATGCGCAGCTGCCCTTACTGCGGCGGCCTCGGCACGGTGCCGTGCGAGGAGAGCGTAGCGCTCCAGATAAAGCGCTTCATAAGAAAGATAGTGCTTTCGTCGAAATCCGAGGCGCTGCTCGTCGAATGCTCCGAGGGCGTGGCGGAATATATATGCGAGACCTTCCTCGAACTTTGGGAAGAGGAGTTTGAGAAAAAAATTTTCATACGCGGCCGCCCCGGTATGTCGTGGGGCAAATTCCGGCTTGAATGCCAGGGCTCGCTGCATCAGGTCGAACACAGGATAAGCGTTCTTCAGAAACGAGAGGGTTGGGCAGTTGTACATAGGTCGCCTTCAGCTTAAAGGCTTTAAAAGCTTCGGCGGCTCCCACGACTTGATACTTTCGTCGGGTTTCACGGCGATAGTCGGGCCGAACGGCAGCGGTAAAAGCAATCTGCTCGACGCGCTGAGATGGTCGCTCGGCGACAGCAGCGCTTCGCGCCTCCGCATCAGCCGCCAGTCGGACCTGCTTTTCCAAGGCTCCGTGAGCCGAGAGAGGGCAAAGGAGGCCGAGGTCACGCTGCATCTGCGCGACGAGGAGCGCGTGTGCACGATAAAGCGCCGCGTCTCCGCGCCCGACGGCCTGACGAGCCTCTTCGTCGACAACTCGCGCAGGACGCTGACCGAGCTCGACGCGCTGAAGCGTCAGTGGAAGCTCGAAGGCGCGCGCTTCGCCTTCATCGGGCAGGGCGAAGTGCAGGAAACGCTGAAGCAGAGCCCGGTGGAGCGCAGGATGTACTTCGAGCTGCTCTTCGGCATAGACATTTACAGAAAAAAAAGAATGGAGGCGCAGGAGAGGCTCGCTACGGTCGAAGAAGAGAGCGGGCAGCTCCGCCACCTGATGGGCGAGCTCTTCTCGCGCCGCGAGGAGATAGCGCCGGAGGTCGGGCGCGCCGTAGAGATGCGCGCTATATTAGATGGTATCGAGGGAGACAGAAAGCTGCTGTACTGGCTTCGCCGCGCCGAATGCGAGCGCGTCGCGGCGGCGCTTTCCGTCGAGCTTGAAGCGGCATCCGCGCTGCGCGAGGGCTCTTTATTCTGGTCCGGCTTCTGGAAGAAAGCCGGAAGCGCGAT
This DNA window, taken from Synergistes jonesii, encodes the following:
- a CDS encoding Rne/Rng family ribonuclease encodes the protein MTGRSKKIIANLIDPEEIRIAIIDEKGKLYEFYIERMLEHQRTGEIYKARVDSVLKGMNSAFLNLGDGKNGFLYLDDVKNIEVKQGMEMLVQVVKNARKGKGARVSPRISLAGRYMVLIPYGHETGVSKRIASDGERTRLRIMAKELRPQGFGIIIRTVAEGCDMLELKKDVDALVAQWGAIRRGAKQNGAPCLVHRDTGLLERVLRDELTDEIDEIVIDSEEEKASTEAIVRRFFPDKEIEVNLFRGKMPLFDVYGLESQIAELQSRKVWLPSGAYLVIDQTEALTVIDVNTGKFVGSKNLNDTVLKTNMEAAVEIARQLRLRALGGIVVVDFIDMEKEENNQALVKELQELFKSDRCKARVYGVTGLGLVEITRKRARTDLRAALMRSCPYCGGLGTVPCEESVALQIKRFIRKIVLSSKSEALLVECSEGVAEYICETFLELWEEEFEKKIFIRGRPGMSWGKFRLECQGSLHQVEHRISVLQKREGWAVVHRSPSA